A genomic window from Paenibacillus thermoaerophilus includes:
- a CDS encoding FtsW/RodA/SpoVE family cell cycle protein — MLEKIKKIDPLIVLLLVGMMIFSTLCIYSATIHTKYEGTHISNLRNYAIGFVCFFAMALFDYRILMRISWYLYGVCILLLAGIFKFGSELNGAVGWYKLPMGFSFQPAELAKFALVIVLTSFLYRRRGEYLSLGRDVIPIGLIVLLPFTLVLVQPDLGNAMIYLVIMTAMLWIGNIRGLQALIAAAVIGAAGFLFISTFDNMKDAYANFLQETIGKGHWVTRIATFLNPDAASESESYHVNNVYRAIGSGQLTGEGFLSGTSVHKDFIPYVYADSIVVLVGEEFGFVGMSLMLLAYFLLIYRMVLIAIQSYDLRGAYMTVGIVSLLVFQIFLNVAMHLKMMPFTGITLPFISYGGTSLLINMASLGMVVSVRIHQEKPLPYATE, encoded by the coding sequence TTGCTGGAAAAAATCAAAAAAATCGATCCGTTGATCGTGCTTCTGCTCGTCGGGATGATGATCTTCAGCACGTTGTGCATATACAGCGCGACCATTCATACGAAATACGAAGGCACGCATATCAGCAATTTGCGGAACTACGCGATCGGCTTCGTCTGTTTTTTTGCGATGGCGTTGTTCGATTACCGCATCCTGATGCGCATCTCCTGGTATTTGTACGGCGTTTGCATCCTGCTGCTGGCCGGCATCTTCAAATTCGGCAGCGAGCTCAACGGAGCCGTCGGCTGGTACAAACTGCCGATGGGCTTCAGCTTTCAGCCCGCCGAGCTGGCCAAATTCGCGCTTGTCATCGTCTTGACGTCGTTCCTGTACCGCCGCCGGGGGGAGTATTTGTCCTTGGGCCGGGACGTCATTCCGATCGGGTTGATCGTGCTCCTGCCGTTTACGCTGGTGCTCGTGCAGCCCGACCTCGGAAACGCGATGATTTATCTGGTCATCATGACGGCGATGCTGTGGATCGGCAATATCCGGGGGTTGCAGGCGCTTATTGCGGCGGCCGTGATCGGGGCGGCCGGTTTTCTGTTTATCTCCACGTTTGACAACATGAAAGACGCGTACGCCAATTTTTTGCAGGAGACGATCGGCAAAGGCCACTGGGTGACGAGAATCGCGACGTTTTTGAACCCGGATGCCGCCAGCGAGAGCGAATCGTACCACGTCAACAACGTATACCGGGCCATCGGATCGGGACAATTGACGGGCGAAGGATTTCTCTCCGGCACTTCGGTGCACAAGGATTTTATTCCTTACGTCTACGCCGATTCCATCGTGGTTCTGGTCGGCGAGGAATTCGGTTTCGTCGGCATGTCCCTGATGCTGCTCGCCTATTTCCTGCTGATCTACCGGATGGTGCTGATCGCCATTCAGAGTTACGATCTGCGCGGCGCTTACATGACGGTCGGAATCGTCTCCCTGCTCGTGTTTCAAATTTTCCTGAACGTGGCGATGCATTTGAAGATGATGCCGTTCACCGGAATTACGCTGCCGTTCATCAGCTATGGGGGCACTTCCCTGCTGATCAATATGGCGAGCTTGGGCATGGTTGTCAGCGTGCGCATTCACCAGGAAAAACCGCTGCCCTACGCAACGGAGTAA
- the mreC gene encoding rod shape-determining protein MreC, with amino-acid sequence MRWFGNKRLLVLLFILIFFVTLIGLTVGKREKTTFPEMLLKDSISWIQGLLYRPAAAVSAFFGDIRSIFTVYEENRALKETLFYYIKDTQRLNDLEAENARLKEALRFTEEQKNMNRYVWRIAHVIAESPDSLNHTIVIDLGSGDGIRENMAVATTDGLIGRVSRVTPFHSNVQLITDMSERSSTSKSIAVTIKGKEQSSFGILDQYDPVTGLLTMSKIDPYDHELQKGDIVVTSGVGGLFPAGLVVGEVVSRESGVMGITDMAKVKPKARFHNFREVFVIEVPPQEGQP; translated from the coding sequence TTGAGATGGTTCGGTAACAAGCGGCTGCTGGTGCTGTTGTTTATCCTTATTTTTTTCGTGACGTTAATTGGGCTTACGGTCGGCAAGCGGGAGAAGACGACCTTCCCCGAGATGCTGCTGAAGGACTCCATATCCTGGATTCAAGGTCTGCTCTACCGGCCGGCCGCGGCTGTTTCCGCTTTTTTCGGGGACATTCGGTCGATCTTCACCGTTTACGAGGAGAATCGGGCTTTAAAGGAAACGTTGTTCTACTACATCAAGGACACGCAGCGCCTCAACGATCTGGAGGCGGAGAACGCCCGGCTGAAGGAAGCGCTCCGCTTCACGGAAGAACAGAAAAATATGAACCGGTACGTCTGGCGCATCGCCCACGTCATCGCGGAGAGTCCGGATTCCCTCAACCATACCATCGTGATCGATCTCGGCTCGGGAGACGGCATCCGCGAGAATATGGCGGTCGCGACGACGGACGGGCTGATCGGGCGCGTATCTCGCGTGACGCCTTTCCATTCCAATGTACAGCTCATTACGGATATGAGCGAACGGTCCTCCACCAGCAAGTCGATCGCCGTGACGATCAAAGGCAAGGAGCAATCTTCCTTCGGAATACTCGACCAGTACGATCCGGTTACGGGTCTGCTTACGATGAGCAAGATCGATCCGTACGACCATGAGTTGCAAAAAGGCGATATCGTCGTGACTTCGGGAGTGGGCGGGTTGTTCCCGGCCGGCTTGGTGGTCGGCGAAGTGGTGTCGCGGGAAAGCGGCGTCATGGGGATCACCGATATGGCCAAGGTGAAGCCGAAAGCGCGATTTCACAACTTCCGCGAAGTGTTCGTCATAGAAGTGCCGCCGCAGGAGGGGCAGCCATGA
- a CDS encoding M50 family metallopeptidase: MVNISGVAFRVHPLFVLVMALAVATGNWLEIVTLFGIVLIHELGHLAAALRMGWPVREVQLLPFGGVLVTDESGRSTAKEEIAVAIAGPLQHVWLIGAAYLFGWLGWWPADWTAYFISANAGIALFNLLPVLPLDGGRIVMAVATRWIPYYRAVRIGAWIGLAVSAAYVAAAVGMPWQAGHSGIRLNLLMIGLFLFASNWQSWKHAGIQFLRFLMHREQRSARLVDRTALAQPIVARGGRTVSDVVKLFVRDRYHLIYVLDPLGRVSAVLPESRLLEAMLAERRGNCALSDLFVVK; the protein is encoded by the coding sequence TTGGTTAACATCAGCGGCGTTGCGTTCCGGGTGCATCCCTTGTTTGTGCTGGTCATGGCGCTTGCGGTCGCGACGGGCAACTGGCTGGAGATCGTGACGCTGTTCGGCATCGTGCTGATCCACGAGCTCGGCCATCTGGCGGCTGCGCTTCGGATGGGCTGGCCGGTGCGTGAGGTTCAACTGCTTCCGTTCGGGGGCGTGCTGGTGACGGACGAGTCCGGCCGGTCGACCGCGAAGGAGGAGATTGCGGTTGCCATTGCCGGCCCGCTTCAGCACGTATGGCTGATCGGAGCCGCTTATTTGTTCGGCTGGCTGGGCTGGTGGCCGGCCGATTGGACGGCTTATTTCATCTCGGCCAACGCGGGCATCGCGCTGTTCAACCTGCTGCCCGTGTTGCCGCTGGACGGCGGCCGCATCGTGATGGCCGTCGCGACCCGCTGGATTCCGTATTACCGCGCGGTTCGGATTGGAGCCTGGATCGGACTCGCCGTCAGCGCGGCCTACGTCGCCGCGGCCGTCGGCATGCCCTGGCAGGCGGGCCATTCGGGCATCCGGCTGAACTTGCTGATGATCGGTCTCTTTTTGTTCGCCTCCAACTGGCAGAGCTGGAAGCATGCCGGCATCCAGTTTCTTCGCTTTTTGATGCATCGGGAGCAGCGCTCGGCCCGTCTCGTGGACCGGACGGCGCTGGCCCAGCCGATCGTCGCGCGCGGCGGGCGCACCGTCTCCGACGTTGTGAAGCTGTTCGTCCGGGACCGTTACCACCTCATATACGTGCTGGACCCGCTCGGCCGCGTCTCGGCCGTGCTGCCGGAGTCGCGGCTGTTGGAGGCGATGCTGGCCGAAAGACGTGGGAATTGTGCCCTGTCGGACCTTTTCGTGGTAAAATAG
- a CDS encoding DUF342 domain-containing protein, giving the protein MTSVPPVRLFVDGKEVANGTKVSSESAIVWEIDEKPLFEISVSEDKLEAYLTVNRTQRFAWTLKDHPRALHVALRAEEDPSIILETLSLQDILSALEQMNIKMNLDVAAIQTEILRPSRRKVKIAKGKPPVQGQDAQLELFFSETIENVFTEVKGVVDYRNHLNIPTVKRGDVIAQKTPPVEGQAGYDVFGNVLLPRPVKDILIAGKNQHVEITPDFRVIAKKAGRPRVTGNKIKYFDVNTSFVVPGNVDLETGNIVFSGDVIVYGDVMDNMIIESLGNIYVAGSVFNSTLTATGSIAVQGNVIGSNLYSGYFGVLYNRFYNHSKQLIDILEKIVESEKLLRNEISKKNMQVRYGQVMLLIIESKYQQLWGIVKELLGVIASLQSHNSDKENFQQIKAYLELFLQPANLVQTITAPKLEDFMRILREAFMRVALSQESHVQISISQSQNSTLKSNGDILIKKEGIIQCELYSAGNIIFFLDNSVCRGSKLEAGNTISAMHVGGITGVGTSLKAGKKVIVKKMYEGRVIVDRYSLDIFEPVEDKTFDRNNFV; this is encoded by the coding sequence TTGACATCCGTTCCGCCCGTCCGCCTGTTTGTGGATGGGAAAGAAGTCGCAAACGGGACCAAAGTCTCGTCCGAAAGCGCCATCGTGTGGGAGATCGATGAGAAACCTTTGTTTGAGATATCGGTATCGGAGGATAAACTGGAAGCCTACTTGACGGTTAATCGCACGCAGCGATTTGCGTGGACCTTGAAGGATCACCCTCGCGCTTTGCATGTCGCCCTTCGCGCGGAGGAAGATCCCTCGATCATTCTGGAGACGTTGAGCCTGCAGGATATTCTTTCGGCGCTGGAGCAAATGAACATCAAAATGAATCTGGATGTGGCCGCGATCCAAACGGAGATTCTCCGGCCCTCCCGCCGAAAAGTCAAAATCGCCAAAGGCAAACCGCCCGTTCAAGGGCAAGACGCGCAGTTGGAATTGTTTTTTTCGGAAACGATCGAAAATGTCTTTACGGAGGTAAAAGGCGTTGTCGACTACCGAAATCATTTGAATATTCCGACAGTCAAAAGGGGGGACGTCATCGCCCAAAAAACGCCGCCTGTCGAAGGGCAGGCGGGGTACGACGTGTTTGGGAACGTCCTGCTTCCCAGACCGGTGAAGGACATTCTGATCGCGGGAAAAAATCAACATGTCGAGATTACGCCGGATTTCAGGGTCATCGCCAAAAAAGCGGGCAGACCCCGGGTTACGGGCAACAAAATCAAATATTTCGACGTCAACACGTCTTTTGTTGTCCCGGGTAATGTGGATTTGGAAACCGGCAATATCGTGTTTTCCGGCGACGTGATCGTGTACGGGGACGTCATGGACAACATGATTATCGAGTCCCTCGGCAACATTTACGTGGCCGGCAGCGTGTTCAACTCGACCTTGACCGCGACGGGCAGCATCGCCGTGCAAGGGAACGTCATCGGCAGCAATCTGTATTCGGGGTATTTCGGCGTCTTGTACAACCGGTTCTACAACCATTCCAAGCAATTGATCGACATCCTGGAAAAAATAGTGGAAAGCGAAAAATTGCTCCGGAACGAAATCAGCAAGAAAAACATGCAGGTGCGTTACGGCCAAGTGATGCTGCTGATTATCGAGAGCAAGTACCAGCAATTGTGGGGAATTGTGAAGGAATTGCTCGGGGTGATCGCGAGCCTGCAATCTCACAACAGCGATAAAGAAAATTTTCAGCAGATCAAGGCTTATCTGGAACTGTTCCTGCAGCCGGCCAACCTTGTCCAGACGATTACGGCTCCCAAGCTGGAAGATTTCATGCGCATTCTGAGGGAAGCCTTTATGCGGGTCGCTTTAAGCCAGGAATCGCACGTTCAGATCAGCATCTCGCAAAGCCAGAACTCGACCTTGAAATCGAACGGAGATATCCTCATCAAAAAAGAAGGCATCATTCAGTGCGAGCTCTATTCGGCGGGCAACATCATATTTTTCCTGGACAACTCGGTATGCAGAGGTTCCAAGCTGGAAGCGGGCAATACCATATCCGCGATGCACGTCGGCGGAATAACCGGGGTCGGGACGAGCCTCAAGGCCGGCAAGAAGGTGATCGTCAAAAAAATGTATGAAGGCCGAGTCATCGTCGACCGCTACAGCCTGGATATTTTCGAGCCGGTCGAAGACAAGACGTTCGATCGAAACAACTTCGTATAA
- the radC gene encoding RadC family protein has product MEYNGLTLREMPQEERPRERMLAQGAKALSNAELLAVLLRTGSVRESAVTLAQRLLAEAGGLRGLAERTTEELTRLRGIGVAKALQVQAGIELGRRLSAAARESAPVLRAPRDVAELLMEELRFLRQEHFVVLYLNTKNRLIGKETLSVGSLNATVVHPREVFRSAILRSAASIICAHNHPSGDPEPSREDVLLTRRLAEAGELIGIRLLDHVVIGDHRFSSLKEQGHL; this is encoded by the coding sequence ATGGAGTACAACGGTCTGACTCTGAGAGAAATGCCGCAGGAGGAACGGCCCCGCGAGCGTATGCTCGCCCAGGGCGCGAAGGCTTTGAGCAACGCGGAACTGCTTGCCGTGCTGTTGCGGACGGGTTCGGTCCGCGAATCGGCGGTGACGCTGGCGCAGCGCCTGCTCGCCGAAGCCGGGGGATTGCGGGGGCTGGCCGAGCGGACGACGGAAGAGCTTACGAGGCTGCGGGGCATCGGCGTCGCCAAGGCGCTGCAGGTGCAGGCCGGGATCGAGCTGGGCCGCCGTCTGTCGGCCGCCGCGAGAGAATCGGCCCCCGTGCTGCGGGCCCCGCGGGACGTCGCGGAGCTGCTGATGGAGGAGCTGCGGTTCTTGCGGCAGGAGCACTTCGTCGTGCTGTATCTGAACACGAAAAACCGCCTGATCGGCAAAGAAACGCTCTCCGTCGGCAGTCTCAACGCGACGGTTGTGCATCCCCGCGAGGTGTTCCGCTCGGCTATTTTGCGCAGCGCGGCTTCGATCATATGCGCGCACAACCACCCCAGCGGAGACCCGGAGCCGAGCCGCGAGGACGTGCTGCTGACCCGGCGTCTGGCCGAAGCGGGGGAGCTGATCGGCATCCGTCTGCTGGACCACGTGGTGATCGGAGATCACAGATTTTCCAGTTTGAAGGAGCAAGGCCATCTGTAA
- a CDS encoding HD-GYP domain-containing protein: MILIDKTWFIGRKLTINIYSRHGSLLLPKNSILNDRHLALLESHGIELNREDTRLVTEFIVEETVSEARAIYEKIHNRKEQLSNSRIRRLVVPKIRELCANHRFSDVIVELRKKDNYTYRHCVGIAVLSYLAGKWLGLKEDELQDLAVSGLLHDIGKIKIPDSILNKPGGLSANEYAVIKLHTHYGYEMIRGLPGTTERQALVALQHHEREDGSGYPFGLTGDRIAPFSKIVAVADVFHTMLSERVYKKPVPLYQVFRELYQRAFRLFDPSVVRCLIFNLMSKMIGDSVLLSDGQVARIIMLHPDDLINPLVEAEGQFYDLRRSELKIVNFVANPLRKAE, from the coding sequence GTGATTCTTATCGACAAAACATGGTTTATCGGGAGAAAGTTAACGATCAATATTTATTCCAGGCATGGCAGCTTGCTGTTGCCCAAAAACAGCATATTAAACGATCGTCATCTGGCTCTTCTGGAATCGCACGGCATCGAACTGAACAGGGAGGACACCCGGCTGGTCACGGAATTTATCGTGGAAGAGACGGTATCGGAAGCCCGGGCGATTTACGAGAAAATCCACAACCGGAAGGAGCAGCTTTCCAACAGCCGGATTCGGAGGCTGGTCGTGCCGAAGATCCGGGAGCTGTGCGCCAACCACCGTTTCTCCGATGTGATTGTGGAGCTGCGCAAAAAGGACAACTATACGTACCGACACTGTGTGGGGATTGCGGTCCTCTCGTATTTGGCGGGCAAATGGCTGGGGTTGAAGGAAGATGAACTGCAAGATTTGGCTGTCTCGGGGCTGCTGCACGATATCGGCAAAATCAAAATTCCGGATTCGATCCTGAACAAACCGGGCGGACTAAGCGCGAACGAATACGCGGTCATAAAGCTTCATACGCATTACGGATACGAAATGATTCGCGGCTTGCCCGGCACGACGGAACGGCAGGCGCTGGTTGCGCTCCAGCATCATGAGAGGGAGGACGGCAGCGGTTATCCGTTCGGGTTAACCGGCGACCGAATCGCTCCGTTCAGCAAAATCGTCGCGGTGGCCGACGTGTTCCACACGATGCTTTCCGAGCGGGTGTACAAGAAACCGGTTCCGTTGTATCAGGTGTTCCGGGAACTGTATCAACGCGCCTTTCGCCTGTTCGATCCGTCGGTGGTTCGATGCCTGATCTTCAACCTGATGAGCAAGATGATCGGGGATTCCGTTCTATTGTCGGACGGCCAAGTGGCGCGAATTATTATGCTACATCCCGACGACCTGATCAATCCGCTGGTGGAAGCCGAGGGACAGTTTTACGATTTGCGGCGGTCGGAGCTGAAAATCGTGAATTTTGTCGCGAATCCCCTGCGGAAAGCCGAATAA
- the minD gene encoding septum site-determining protein MinD, translating to MGEAIVVTSGKGGVGKTTTTANLGTALALLGKKVCLVDTDIGLRNLDVVMGLENRIIYDLVDVVEGRCRLNQALIKDKRFDELYLLPAAQTKDKHAVSPQQVKELVQQLKPDFDYVVIDCPAGIEQGFRNAIAGADRAIVVTTAEAAAVRDADRVIGLLEKENFEPPKLIVNRIRPGMLKRGEMLDIDEICQVLAIDLLGIVPDDEHVIKASNSGEPTVVNPNSKASLAYRNIARRMLGDSVPLMPLDEKPGMLQRVKKLFGIG from the coding sequence ATGGGAGAAGCGATTGTCGTTACATCCGGCAAAGGCGGCGTAGGCAAAACGACGACGACGGCGAACTTGGGTACGGCGCTGGCGCTGCTGGGCAAAAAGGTGTGCCTGGTCGATACGGACATCGGCCTGCGCAACCTGGACGTGGTCATGGGGCTGGAAAACCGGATTATTTACGATCTCGTCGATGTCGTGGAGGGCCGTTGCCGGCTTAATCAAGCGCTGATCAAGGATAAGCGCTTCGACGAGCTGTACCTGCTCCCGGCGGCGCAGACGAAAGACAAGCATGCCGTGTCTCCCCAGCAGGTCAAGGAGCTGGTGCAGCAGTTGAAGCCGGATTTCGATTACGTGGTGATCGATTGTCCCGCGGGCATCGAGCAAGGCTTCCGGAACGCGATTGCGGGAGCCGACCGGGCCATCGTCGTGACGACGGCCGAGGCGGCCGCGGTGCGTGACGCCGACCGCGTGATCGGTCTGCTGGAGAAGGAGAACTTCGAGCCGCCGAAGCTGATCGTCAACCGGATTCGTCCAGGGATGCTCAAGCGCGGCGAGATGCTCGACATCGACGAGATCTGCCAAGTGCTGGCGATCGATCTGCTGGGCATCGTGCCGGACGACGAGCATGTGATCAAAGCGTCCAACAGCGGAGAACCGACTGTTGTGAATCCGAATTCGAAGGCATCGCTCGCTTACCGCAATATCGCCCGCCGGATGCTCGGCGATTCCGTGCCGCTTATGCCGCTGGACGAGAAGCCGGGCATGCTGCAGCGGGTCAAGAAGCTGTTCGGCATCGGCTGA
- a CDS encoding septum site-determining protein MinC, protein MAAVRHHVTIKGVKDGLVFLMNEHCEFNALLEELETKLSKTHHKLLSGPLVHVHVKFGKRKVKEADKDKVLELIRRQGNLMVKTVEFEPAELPDRNRLLTLRGMIRSGQTIEETGSVLFLGDINPGGTLRATGDIYVLGALRGTAHAGSDGDETAVIAASYMQPTQLRIAEVVSRPPDEWGVTDTYMEFAYVKDGRMEIDKMSQLHRIRPKNPF, encoded by the coding sequence ATGGCTGCGGTTCGGCATCATGTCACGATCAAGGGAGTCAAGGACGGGCTCGTGTTTCTCATGAACGAGCATTGCGAGTTCAACGCGCTGCTGGAAGAATTGGAGACCAAATTGTCCAAGACGCATCATAAACTGCTTTCGGGACCTCTCGTTCACGTGCATGTCAAGTTCGGCAAACGCAAAGTGAAGGAAGCCGACAAAGACAAAGTGCTAGAGCTGATTCGCAGGCAAGGCAACCTCATGGTGAAGACGGTCGAATTCGAACCGGCCGAACTTCCGGATCGAAACCGTCTGCTGACGCTGCGGGGGATGATCCGTTCCGGTCAGACGATCGAAGAAACAGGGAGCGTCTTGTTTCTGGGAGATATCAACCCGGGCGGGACGCTGCGGGCAACCGGAGACATCTACGTGCTGGGAGCGCTCCGGGGAACGGCGCACGCCGGGTCGGACGGGGACGAGACGGCCGTTATCGCCGCCTCGTACATGCAGCCGACTCAGCTCCGGATCGCGGAAGTGGTCAGCCGTCCGCCGGACGAATGGGGCGTCACGGATACATACATGGAATTCGCTTACGTAAAGGACGGCCGGATGGAGATCGACAAAATGAGTCAACTGCATCGGATTCGTCCGAAAAATCCGTTTTAA
- a CDS encoding rod shape-determining protein, giving the protein MAAFGGFTKDLGIDLGTANTLVYIKGKGIVVREPSVVAMRTDTKTIEAVGESAKRMIGRTPGNIRAVRPMKDGVIADFDTTATMIHYFINQAQKKRVLFGRKPNVMVCVPSGITAVEKRAVEDATRQAGAREAFTIEEPFAAAIGADLPVWEPTGSMVVDIGGGTTEVAVISLGGIVTSKSIRVAGDEMDEAIVQYIKRTYNLLIGERTAEQLKMDIGSALPMDPPAKMEIRGRDLVTGLPKTIAVTSDEVTEALADTVGSIVEAVKVTLEKCPPELAADIMDRGIVLTGGGALLRNLDKLLASETGMPVLVADQPLDCVAIGTGRALDNIHLFMQKPGAARGKRG; this is encoded by the coding sequence ATGGCAGCTTTTGGAGGATTCACCAAGGATCTCGGCATCGATCTCGGTACGGCGAATACGCTCGTTTATATCAAAGGAAAAGGAATCGTCGTGCGGGAGCCGTCCGTCGTGGCGATGCGCACCGATACGAAAACGATTGAGGCGGTCGGCGAATCCGCCAAAAGGATGATCGGGCGCACCCCCGGCAACATTCGCGCCGTCCGCCCGATGAAGGACGGCGTCATCGCGGATTTCGACACGACCGCGACGATGATCCATTATTTCATCAACCAGGCGCAGAAGAAAAGGGTATTGTTCGGCCGCAAGCCCAATGTGATGGTGTGCGTGCCTTCCGGCATCACTGCGGTCGAGAAGCGGGCCGTCGAAGACGCCACGAGGCAAGCGGGAGCGAGGGAAGCGTTTACGATCGAGGAGCCGTTCGCCGCGGCGATCGGAGCGGATTTGCCCGTATGGGAACCGACCGGCAGCATGGTGGTCGATATCGGCGGCGGCACGACGGAGGTGGCCGTCATCTCCCTGGGCGGCATCGTCACCAGCAAGTCCATCCGCGTCGCCGGTGACGAGATGGACGAAGCGATCGTGCAATACATCAAGCGCACGTACAATCTGCTGATCGGGGAGCGCACGGCGGAGCAACTGAAGATGGACATCGGCTCCGCGCTGCCGATGGACCCGCCGGCGAAGATGGAAATTCGCGGACGGGATCTCGTAACGGGATTGCCGAAGACGATCGCCGTAACCTCCGACGAGGTGACGGAGGCTCTCGCAGATACGGTGGGCAGCATCGTCGAGGCGGTCAAGGTGACGCTGGAGAAATGTCCGCCCGAGCTGGCGGCCGATATTATGGACCGCGGCATCGTGCTGACCGGCGGCGGAGCGCTCCTCCGCAACCTGGACAAGCTGCTCGCCAGCGAGACAGGAATGCCGGTGCTGGTCGCGGACCAGCCGCTCGACTGCGTGGCCATCGGTACGGGGCGCGCGCTCGACAATATCCATCTGTTCATGCAGAAGCCCGGCGCGGCCCGCGGCAAGCGCGGATAA
- a CDS encoding transposase — MASIDRMSLLELLRKSGSDGDVDFLKEALNVLVHSLMEAEVAAQIGAERYERNTERTNQRNGYRHREWHTR; from the coding sequence GTGGCTTCTATAGATAGAATGTCACTTTTGGAGCTTTTGCGCAAGTCCGGTTCTGATGGTGATGTAGACTTTCTCAAAGAAGCCTTGAATGTGCTGGTTCATTCGTTGATGGAGGCGGAGGTAGCGGCCCAGATCGGCGCCGAGCGTTATGAACGAAACACCGAAAGAACCAATCAGCGGAACGGATACCGGCACCGGGAGTGGCATACCCG
- a CDS encoding M23 family metallopeptidase, with the protein MRNRMDDPEWVWKQRQKEWERHDGSWTSAFGPSVPDGSFAGNRRAAGPSEPAESASGFEADLPGLPSGRAGERLSPLREGETRQPGHPPNAGLSPWFKRFLRRTIVAGIVFAALAGLSRLDQPWAGPVRAGVFYLLTDEWRTESLAAWYERAFEGAPAWLPAYMPERDDAVKADARPLQPLRPPLEHYRVSRAYDAKTGFVTLQASVPAAAVRAIDTGFVLETGVSRNGGFLVKIQHRNGYVSTYEGLGTVAVRRSDWVREGDPLGKLADSASPELRWSVAKDGRPVNPRNVVPLG; encoded by the coding sequence ATGCGCAATCGAATGGACGACCCGGAATGGGTATGGAAGCAGAGGCAGAAGGAATGGGAGCGCCATGACGGCTCCTGGACGTCCGCCTTTGGTCCGTCCGTGCCGGACGGGAGCTTCGCGGGGAACCGGCGGGCCGCCGGTCCGTCGGAACCGGCCGAATCCGCGTCGGGGTTCGAAGCGGATCTGCCCGGCCTGCCTTCGGGGCGGGCCGGAGAACGGCTTTCGCCGCTTCGGGAGGGGGAAACTCGGCAGCCCGGGCATCCGCCGAACGCGGGACTGTCCCCTTGGTTCAAGCGTTTCTTGCGGCGCACGATCGTCGCCGGCATCGTGTTCGCCGCGCTCGCCGGCTTGTCCAGGCTGGATCAGCCTTGGGCGGGACCGGTGCGCGCGGGGGTGTTTTATCTATTGACGGACGAATGGCGCACGGAATCGCTGGCCGCTTGGTACGAACGCGCCTTCGAGGGCGCGCCGGCCTGGCTGCCGGCGTACATGCCGGAGCGGGACGACGCCGTCAAGGCCGACGCCAGACCGCTTCAGCCGCTGCGCCCGCCGCTTGAGCATTACCGCGTGAGCCGGGCTTACGACGCCAAGACGGGATTTGTGACGCTGCAGGCGTCGGTTCCGGCGGCTGCCGTGAGGGCGATCGATACCGGCTTCGTGCTGGAGACGGGCGTGTCCCGCAACGGCGGTTTTCTGGTGAAGATTCAGCATCGAAACGGGTACGTGTCGACATACGAAGGTCTGGGGACGGTCGCCGTGCGGCGGTCCGACTGGGTGCGGGAGGGCGATCCGCTGGGGAAGCTGGCCGATTCGGCGTCGCCCGAGCTTCGCTGGTCGGTGGCCAAGGACGGGCGCCCGGTCAACCCGAGGAACGTGGTGCCGCTTGGTTAA
- the mreD gene encoding rod shape-determining protein MreD produces the protein MNKWIVGAMMLLFMCEGTLAVWLVPARWQSDGSASPMLVMVGVLFLALYAHRYSAIVYGLAFGLLQDIVYYGHALGVHSFAMGITGYFIGVLFRPVQPGLVSTLLAMLTGCSLYRLIVYGLYRYMLTTTEAPFLWALTRQMVPDILMSLLFALAVYVPVRRFLDSPRGNRMDADERMAG, from the coding sequence ATGAACAAATGGATCGTCGGCGCGATGATGCTGCTGTTTATGTGCGAAGGCACGCTGGCGGTCTGGCTCGTCCCCGCCCGGTGGCAGTCGGACGGCAGCGCCTCGCCGATGCTTGTGATGGTCGGCGTGCTGTTTCTCGCCCTGTACGCCCACCGTTATTCGGCTATCGTATACGGGCTCGCCTTCGGCTTGCTTCAGGATATCGTCTACTACGGTCATGCGCTGGGCGTCCATTCGTTTGCGATGGGGATCACCGGGTATTTCATCGGCGTCCTGTTCCGTCCGGTTCAGCCGGGGCTCGTCTCGACGCTGCTCGCGATGTTGACGGGCTGCAGCCTGTACAGGCTGATCGTATACGGTTTGTACCGATATATGCTCACGACGACGGAAGCGCCTTTTCTGTGGGCGTTGACGAGACAAATGGTGCCGGACATCCTCATGAGTCTGCTGTTCGCCTTGGCGGTTTACGTTCCCGTGCGGCGGTTTTTGGATTCCCCGCGGGGGAACCGGATGGACGCGGACGAGCGTATGGCCGGTTGA